One Bradyrhizobium manausense DNA segment encodes these proteins:
- a CDS encoding ABC transporter ATP-binding protein: MLEVRNVNVFHGDAQALEDISLSVEAGTIVAIVGANGAGKTSLIRTIGGMHRPASGRILFEGADIAGLPSHLVCDLGVGQVAEGRQIFPALSVAENLDMGAMLPRARRKRVQNRERVQAMFPKLRERLWQAAGTLSGGEQQMLAIARCLMGEPKLIMFDEPSLGLAPTIVHDVLQTIRDLNAAGTTCVLVEQNVAVSLKIAHKAYVLENGRVTITGTGEALLSDERVRRAYLGV, translated from the coding sequence ATGCTCGAGGTCCGGAACGTCAACGTATTCCACGGCGATGCGCAGGCACTTGAAGATATCTCGCTGAGCGTCGAAGCCGGCACGATCGTGGCGATTGTCGGAGCGAACGGCGCCGGCAAGACCTCGCTGATCCGCACCATCGGGGGAATGCATCGGCCGGCTTCCGGCCGGATCCTGTTCGAAGGAGCCGACATAGCCGGTCTGCCGAGCCACCTCGTTTGCGACCTCGGCGTAGGACAGGTCGCGGAAGGCCGGCAGATATTTCCGGCACTTTCGGTTGCCGAAAATCTGGACATGGGCGCCATGCTGCCGCGGGCGCGCCGGAAACGAGTTCAGAACCGCGAGCGGGTTCAGGCGATGTTTCCGAAGCTGAGGGAACGGCTTTGGCAGGCCGCCGGAACACTGTCAGGCGGCGAGCAGCAGATGCTTGCGATCGCCCGCTGCCTGATGGGCGAGCCGAAGCTCATCATGTTTGATGAGCCTTCGTTGGGGCTTGCGCCGACCATTGTGCATGACGTGCTGCAGACGATACGGGACTTGAATGCCGCAGGAACAACATGCGTATTGGTCGAGCAGAACGTCGCGGTCTCGCTCAAAATCGCTCACAAGGCGTACGTCCTCGAAAACGGCCGTGTCACCATCACCGGCACTGGTGAGGCTCTACTTTCCGATGAACGTGTCCGACGGGCCTATCTCGGCGTCTGA
- a CDS encoding O-antigen ligase family protein, with the protein MEGLLKNRYSVVGLFLAVLFSVNTVFIVVYHLAGVTGSSAFSAALFFVCETTILVLTFRYVKVIPADWLFCVFLLAIAVSLARNGITAGSKETAILFVAIAAYPTCRFISAGAIGQTKRAFGLTSAFIALFGACATACALYQQWPVPAGKPDVFGNDAAGTHYLMALGFFVSFVATQKLTQRQAAIISAVLFVSCTIFAAALVRFTFLVLVASMLIAWLLSVGKSRQHIATFIGVIVVAVVCGTLVRFDKIPILISFLTETNAQRNASTSLPPPVAATPQAVLPPKVSDGSLPAISPSQAIPSSSAIPPSPATNSEPAASGLPSASVPPAASRSHDIWPPSCGLEVNIRNSFAERKALWQDSAYLIPRSGLFGFGLDAFMELSCMKGFPPHNSIFQAFIEFGWIGGTALSGMIIFILFRLFRVARINEDARFVFCMLSFATLISLAHGRLSRDWVLFGMLGLGSAMVELMGSYRKVS; encoded by the coding sequence TTGGAAGGTTTACTGAAGAATCGATACTCGGTCGTTGGACTGTTCCTGGCGGTACTTTTCTCGGTCAATACCGTCTTCATTGTCGTCTATCATTTGGCCGGCGTGACCGGCAGTTCGGCATTCAGCGCGGCACTTTTCTTTGTCTGCGAGACCACGATCTTGGTCCTTACTTTTCGTTATGTGAAGGTCATTCCGGCGGACTGGCTGTTCTGCGTGTTCCTCCTCGCAATTGCGGTATCTCTTGCAAGGAACGGGATAACCGCTGGATCCAAGGAGACTGCTATCTTATTTGTTGCAATCGCTGCTTACCCTACTTGCCGCTTTATCTCTGCCGGGGCAATCGGACAGACCAAGCGGGCGTTCGGTCTCACCAGTGCGTTCATTGCGCTCTTTGGTGCGTGTGCGACGGCTTGCGCTCTCTATCAACAGTGGCCAGTACCGGCCGGCAAGCCGGACGTGTTTGGCAATGATGCCGCCGGGACACACTATCTGATGGCGCTGGGATTCTTTGTAAGCTTTGTCGCAACTCAAAAACTTACGCAAAGGCAAGCAGCTATCATATCGGCCGTGTTATTCGTGAGTTGCACAATCTTTGCGGCTGCTCTTGTCAGATTTACGTTCCTTGTCCTTGTTGCATCCATGCTTATCGCTTGGCTCCTGAGCGTTGGTAAGTCACGCCAGCACATCGCGACGTTTATCGGCGTTATCGTTGTCGCCGTCGTTTGTGGGACGCTTGTGCGGTTTGATAAGATTCCGATCTTGATTAGCTTTTTGACGGAGACAAACGCACAGCGAAACGCCTCGACATCGCTTCCACCCCCGGTCGCTGCTACGCCTCAGGCAGTGCTCCCGCCGAAAGTGTCTGATGGCTCGCTGCCAGCGATCTCGCCGTCGCAAGCGATCCCGTCGTCTTCGGCGATCCCACCTTCGCCGGCGACTAATTCTGAGCCTGCGGCAAGCGGCTTACCTTCGGCATCGGTTCCACCGGCGGCGTCGAGATCTCACGACATCTGGCCGCCGAGTTGCGGTCTGGAGGTCAATATCAGAAACTCTTTTGCTGAACGGAAGGCTCTTTGGCAGGATTCCGCTTATCTGATTCCGCGCTCTGGGCTGTTTGGATTTGGGCTCGACGCCTTCATGGAATTGTCCTGTATGAAGGGGTTTCCACCTCACAACTCGATCTTTCAGGCCTTTATCGAGTTCGGATGGATCGGCGGAACTGCTTTGAGCGGTATGATCATCTTTATTTTGTTCAGACTTTTTAGGGTCGCCCGGATCAATGAGGACGCGCGGTTTGTGTTCTGCATGTTGAGCTTCGCGACACTGATCAGCTTGGCTCACGGAAGGCTGAGCAGAGATTGGGTGCTCTTCGGGATGTTAGGCTTGGGTTCAGCGATGGTGGAGCTTATGGGGTCCTATAGAAAGGTCTCCTAG
- a CDS encoding GntR family transcriptional regulator — translation MKRTTKSSMRQVPSRKSGERPQRLGISTYRRVASVLRRRISIGEWQPGDRLPALDALVEEFKVGRVTVRHALDLLADEGLIARHRDRRGSSVTAQPLDRSWFTLALNLAELETHSKSIVVTQLESGPWERPLPVSPAEGRQSDGYHRVVHLHHHSHFPLPVAMTEILIDSAIYAGLKNKTNEKRPILERLAARHADLGQIQQTLTIGEADLELARNLGIHEAAPIAELRRIIRNRAGTIIYFGHLFFRGDLVRLDFSVDLKS, via the coding sequence TTGAAGCGGACCACCAAATCGTCGATGAGACAGGTCCCGTCCAGAAAGTCGGGAGAGCGTCCGCAGCGCCTCGGCATCTCGACCTATCGGCGGGTCGCGTCGGTCCTGCGCCGACGCATCTCGATCGGCGAGTGGCAGCCGGGTGATCGCCTGCCTGCGCTAGATGCTCTGGTAGAGGAATTCAAGGTGGGGCGCGTCACCGTCAGGCATGCGCTCGACCTGCTGGCAGATGAGGGATTGATCGCCCGCCATCGGGACAGGCGTGGCAGCTCGGTCACGGCGCAACCGCTGGATCGTAGCTGGTTTACCCTGGCCCTCAACCTGGCCGAGCTTGAAACACATTCCAAGTCCATCGTGGTGACCCAGCTCGAAAGCGGCCCGTGGGAGCGGCCGCTGCCGGTATCGCCCGCAGAAGGAAGGCAAAGCGACGGCTATCACCGCGTCGTCCACTTGCATCATCATTCGCATTTTCCCCTTCCGGTTGCCATGACCGAGATCCTGATCGACAGCGCGATCTACGCCGGCCTAAAAAACAAAACGAACGAAAAGCGGCCGATTCTGGAGCGCCTAGCTGCGCGCCACGCCGATCTCGGGCAGATTCAGCAGACACTGACGATTGGCGAGGCGGACCTCGAACTTGCACGAAACCTTGGCATCCATGAAGCAGCACCGATAGCCGAGCTGCGTCGCATCATCCGCAATAGGGCCGGCACGATTATCTATTTTGGTCACCTCTTCTTCCGTGGCGACCTTGTCCGTCTCGATTTCTCCGTCGATCTGAAAAGCTAG
- a CDS encoding carbohydrate ABC transporter permease: MRERLFIVTMLLPAMVLLVLFYGYPIFDNLRISFTDLSLLGMKKGGNWVGLANYRELFHRGDFGHILFNTFVWLTATSVLLRLLMGLGIAVLLNTRAMKKLRLASVARFALLIPWATPPIVAVVIWRFLLERNGVVNETLMRLNIISQPIAFLADMRAVWPSIVAIMLWNTVPLIALSLLSSLQTVPEEYYEAAELDGATNWQVFRFVTLPFLMPAILVLGLMSVFWSFNNFVYVWLATGAGPGTFTNVLATEVYLKGFVDFRLGYSSAIGMMMAIIMGAFGILYLRLVARQQLEETL, from the coding sequence ATGCGCGAAAGGCTTTTCATCGTCACGATGCTACTGCCCGCAATGGTCCTCTTGGTTCTGTTTTATGGCTATCCGATCTTCGACAACCTACGCATCAGTTTCACCGACCTCTCGCTGCTCGGCATGAAAAAGGGCGGGAATTGGGTGGGTCTGGCGAACTACCGCGAGCTATTCCATCGCGGTGATTTTGGCCACATCCTGTTCAATACCTTCGTCTGGCTGACGGCAACATCTGTCCTACTTAGGCTACTGATGGGCCTTGGCATCGCCGTGTTGCTGAACACCAGGGCCATGAAGAAGCTCAGGTTGGCCTCGGTCGCGCGCTTCGCCCTGCTCATCCCCTGGGCAACGCCCCCAATCGTCGCAGTGGTGATCTGGCGCTTCCTGCTTGAGCGCAACGGCGTCGTCAACGAAACCTTGATGCGGCTGAACATCATCAGTCAGCCGATCGCCTTCCTCGCCGACATGCGCGCGGTCTGGCCCTCGATAGTGGCCATCATGTTGTGGAACACCGTACCGCTTATCGCGCTTTCGCTGTTGTCCAGTCTGCAAACGGTGCCGGAGGAATACTACGAGGCGGCGGAGCTCGACGGCGCCACCAACTGGCAAGTGTTTCGTTTCGTGACGCTGCCGTTCCTGATGCCCGCTATTCTGGTACTCGGACTGATGTCGGTGTTCTGGTCGTTCAACAACTTCGTCTATGTTTGGCTCGCGACCGGCGCCGGGCCGGGCACATTCACAAACGTGCTTGCGACTGAAGTTTATCTCAAAGGGTTCGTGGATTTCCGACTCGGTTACAGCTCCGCGATCGGCATGATGATGGCAATCATTATGGGGGCCTTTGGAATCCTCTATCTGCGGCTCGTGGCACGGCAGCAATTGGAGGAGACACTGTGA
- a CDS encoding carbohydrate ABC transporter permease, which yields MPASSRHWREPGAWQLVVVLVLAIVTLFVLVYPAIYVFFGSFRPAGGLLSAAETFTIRNYVRIFQAGFGRFIINSVVICVAATVVSTVLSIMAAYVFSRFTFRFKRALFMGILFGQVFPWIVLINPLFVAFATMHLINSYFGMILTYTAFTIPFSVYMLVGYLVTVPKSLDEAAIIDGASRWQVIWLIICPVMLPGFVATATYAFLLCWTEYLFALAFLTQTDLKTLPLGLYQFFGDDYVDWGAVMAASVVTTLPVFLLFLPIQGWISPGRIAGAVK from the coding sequence GTGCCGGCTTCCTCTCGCCACTGGCGCGAGCCCGGTGCTTGGCAACTCGTCGTCGTCCTGGTGCTGGCGATCGTCACGCTGTTCGTCCTGGTTTACCCAGCAATATACGTTTTCTTCGGTTCATTCCGGCCCGCTGGCGGCCTGCTGTCGGCGGCGGAGACTTTCACGATCCGCAACTACGTCCGCATTTTCCAGGCCGGTTTCGGACGCTTCATCATCAACAGCGTCGTCATCTGCGTGGCCGCGACCGTAGTTTCCACGGTGCTGTCGATAATGGCGGCCTATGTATTCTCGCGCTTCACATTTCGCTTCAAGCGCGCGCTCTTCATGGGCATCTTGTTCGGCCAGGTCTTTCCCTGGATCGTTCTGATCAATCCCCTGTTCGTGGCATTCGCCACCATGCATCTCATCAACAGCTATTTCGGCATGATTCTCACCTATACCGCCTTCACGATCCCGTTCTCGGTCTACATGCTCGTTGGCTATCTGGTGACTGTACCGAAGAGCCTCGACGAAGCCGCCATCATTGATGGTGCCTCGCGGTGGCAGGTTATCTGGCTGATCATCTGCCCGGTCATGCTGCCGGGCTTCGTGGCGACCGCCACCTATGCCTTCCTGCTGTGCTGGACGGAATATCTGTTTGCGCTCGCCTTCCTGACGCAGACCGACCTCAAAACCCTGCCGCTGGGCCTCTACCAGTTCTTCGGCGACGACTATGTCGACTGGGGCGCGGTCATGGCGGCTTCTGTCGTCACGACGCTGCCGGTCTTTCTTCTTTTCCTGCCGATCCAGGGATGGATATCGCCCGGACGGATCGCGGGAGCCGTCAAATGA
- a CDS encoding branched-chain amino acid ABC transporter permease: MNEIWRQTSTRGKTLSLLLLAAFLLVPVVADRYLLSVLILVFYFAYLGQAWNLLMGFAGQLSLGHALYLGLGAYTATALWTLFGIGPWIGVFIAIPVAAAAGMFIGWLGWRFSIEGVYFALLTIAFAEFTRIGFDHLQITGAAGGLFLPITGEAAGKWWNLGGGPLLYYYLALALAVAATILVARLRQSPLGYRWLAVREDPQAALAAGINVFRARMMAMLISSGMTGVGGVFYGFYYRNLFPSQVFDISRSIELILAPIIGGLGTVFGPIVGAIVLTPLGEALTDLVQRLGLNAPGTKAIFYGITLMIIISLKPNGLWPWLARHLKLDRDAG; the protein is encoded by the coding sequence GTGAACGAAATCTGGCGGCAGACCTCAACGCGCGGCAAGACGCTCAGTCTGTTGCTGCTCGCGGCATTCCTGCTGGTACCTGTCGTGGCCGACCGCTATCTGCTGTCCGTCCTGATCCTCGTGTTCTATTTTGCCTATCTCGGCCAGGCCTGGAATCTGCTGATGGGCTTTGCCGGACAGTTGTCGCTCGGTCATGCACTTTATCTCGGGCTTGGAGCCTATACGGCGACAGCGCTGTGGACGCTATTCGGCATCGGCCCGTGGATCGGTGTCTTCATCGCCATTCCGGTCGCTGCCGCCGCCGGAATGTTCATCGGCTGGCTGGGCTGGCGTTTTTCAATCGAAGGCGTCTATTTCGCCCTGCTCACGATTGCATTCGCCGAATTCACGCGCATCGGCTTCGATCACCTGCAAATCACGGGCGCCGCCGGCGGGCTGTTCCTGCCCATCACGGGCGAGGCCGCTGGCAAATGGTGGAACCTCGGGGGCGGACCGCTACTCTATTATTACCTTGCACTAGCGCTGGCCGTGGCTGCCACCATTCTCGTCGCACGTCTGCGGCAATCTCCGCTTGGCTATCGCTGGCTGGCGGTGCGAGAGGATCCGCAAGCAGCGCTGGCGGCCGGCATCAATGTCTTTCGCGCCCGCATGATGGCGATGCTTATCTCCTCCGGCATGACCGGGGTCGGCGGCGTATTCTACGGGTTCTACTATCGCAACCTGTTTCCGTCGCAAGTGTTCGATATCAGCCGCTCGATCGAACTCATCCTGGCGCCGATCATCGGCGGGCTGGGCACGGTATTCGGCCCGATTGTAGGCGCGATCGTCCTGACGCCGCTCGGCGAAGCTCTCACCGACCTGGTGCAGCGACTCGGTCTCAATGCACCGGGCACCAAGGCGATCTTCTACGGCATTACCTTGATGATCATCATTTCGCTCAAGCCCAACGGGCTATGGCCGTGGCTGGCGCGTCATCTCAAGCTCGACAGAGACGCCGGATGA
- a CDS encoding DUF6538 domain-containing protein, with amino-acid sequence MAFHIFRRQAVYHWRRRTPRALASVLGRPHLSMSLKTTNRGAARRLATQVNLFLDDVAMLADGADPHLTRSQIETMLHAVVEKQMAKLERIALAAKCAPGFVVDQAKTDDLRALWTYTLLDGQGHSACVRPDDRDRMLAEGLSEVDIEAVKDHLAMLRANDMVPTKYHVLRQMIEGVQAVPTAMNMDVAQGTYFRGMRLALAQSERRYGGENRANPAPLGQRHERSSGCR; translated from the coding sequence ATGGCTTTCCACATCTTTCGCCGCCAAGCGGTCTACCATTGGCGACGTCGTACCCCTCGCGCGCTTGCCAGCGTGCTCGGCCGCCCGCATCTTTCCATGAGCCTGAAGACGACGAACCGTGGGGCGGCTCGCCGACTGGCTACTCAGGTGAACCTGTTCTTGGATGACGTTGCAATGCTTGCCGATGGCGCCGATCCGCATCTGACGCGGTCTCAAATTGAGACAATGCTTCATGCTGTCGTCGAAAAGCAGATGGCCAAGCTTGAGCGGATCGCGCTTGCCGCCAAGTGCGCGCCCGGCTTCGTCGTTGACCAGGCGAAGACAGACGATCTGCGGGCTTTGTGGACCTACACGCTGCTCGACGGTCAAGGGCATAGTGCCTGCGTGCGTCCTGACGATCGCGATCGGATGCTCGCCGAAGGTCTCTCGGAGGTCGACATCGAGGCCGTGAAGGATCACCTGGCGATGCTTCGGGCCAACGACATGGTGCCGACGAAGTACCATGTCCTTCGGCAAATGATCGAGGGCGTGCAGGCCGTGCCCACCGCCATGAACATGGACGTTGCGCAGGGAACATACTTCCGCGGAATGAGGCTTGCTCTTGCTCAGTCGGAACGCCGTTACGGCGGGGAGAACCGCGCAAACCCTGCTCCACTCGGCCAACGCCATGAGCGATCGAGTGGTTGCAGATAA
- a CDS encoding ABC transporter substrate-binding protein, with product MPIDDRKFSRRGVLAGTAAGTFLLAAPSIVRAQAQSLKIAVLLPRSGYLAQAGQSCHRGALVSASVLAELGYKVDLVHIDMESNPDVARTQTERAINEGAQCVVGAFDSAGTLAIAQVCEQRQVPLIVNIGAAPQLTEQGYKFLVRNFPTGGMLVVNGLKQIQALIDTTKITPKTAVFLHANDNFGMAQRKGMDAVFPRSGLQFQLLDSIAYDPKAQDLSVEVTKIRGLNPDLLLVVTRAADAIKLVRDIVRQKFQPMGIISPGAPGLYDEEFYKALGPLADYHIDAIPWANPKSKVTQTLEAAFKKEQPNYRFAVECFNVGFTFDALLVAADAFRRAGTANGVELMKALKATNLADHAMIGPPIKFDEKGQNNDIPSSCVQNRSQTPTVVLPADVATMTPVLPEPPWQGRT from the coding sequence ATGCCAATCGATGATCGCAAATTCAGTCGGCGCGGCGTTCTTGCGGGCACCGCCGCAGGCACTTTCCTGCTGGCCGCACCGTCCATTGTCCGGGCGCAAGCTCAGTCATTGAAGATCGCGGTGCTTCTGCCACGGTCCGGCTACCTCGCTCAGGCCGGTCAAAGCTGCCATCGCGGCGCGTTGGTTTCGGCTTCGGTGCTCGCCGAACTCGGCTACAAGGTTGATCTCGTGCACATCGACATGGAGTCCAACCCCGACGTTGCGCGCACACAGACCGAACGGGCCATCAACGAAGGCGCACAATGCGTTGTGGGGGCTTTCGACTCCGCAGGTACGCTTGCCATCGCGCAGGTCTGTGAACAGCGGCAGGTACCGCTCATCGTCAACATCGGCGCCGCGCCACAATTGACCGAGCAGGGCTACAAGTTCCTGGTTCGCAATTTTCCGACCGGCGGCATGCTCGTCGTCAATGGCCTAAAGCAAATTCAGGCCTTGATCGATACGACCAAGATTACGCCCAAGACCGCCGTGTTCCTGCATGCCAATGATAATTTCGGAATGGCGCAACGCAAGGGAATGGACGCGGTCTTTCCAAGATCCGGACTTCAGTTCCAGTTGCTGGACTCGATCGCCTATGATCCCAAGGCTCAGGATCTTTCCGTCGAGGTCACCAAGATCCGCGGACTCAATCCGGATCTGCTACTCGTGGTCACGCGCGCCGCGGACGCCATCAAGCTCGTGCGCGACATCGTGCGCCAGAAATTCCAGCCCATGGGCATCATCTCGCCCGGCGCTCCCGGACTTTACGACGAAGAGTTCTACAAGGCGCTCGGACCGCTCGCGGATTACCATATCGACGCGATACCGTGGGCCAACCCCAAGTCGAAGGTCACCCAGACCCTCGAAGCCGCCTTCAAGAAAGAGCAGCCGAACTACCGCTTCGCGGTGGAGTGCTTCAACGTCGGCTTTACATTTGACGCGCTGCTGGTCGCAGCCGACGCCTTCAGGCGCGCCGGCACCGCAAATGGCGTGGAATTGATGAAGGCGCTCAAGGCCACCAATCTCGCCGATCACGCCATGATCGGACCACCGATCAAGTTCGACGAAAAGGGACAGAACAACGATATTCCGTCGAGCTGCGTTCAGAACCGGAGCCAGACACCTACCGTCGTGCTACCTGCAGACGTCGCTACGATGACGCCGGTACTGCCGGAGCCTCCCTGGCAAGGCCGCACCTGA
- a CDS encoding ABC transporter ATP-binding protein — MTALLSVAGVSKNFRGVAAISGVSFDVQPGEIFAVIGPNGAGKTTLFNMIAGATAPNEGTISFAGERIEGMRADKIAQRGIGRTFQVVKPFPALTVEDNVVIGALLHTSTLSGARGIARDILSQLDLISKRTQIASSLTLPDRKRLEVARALATRPKLLLLDEVMAGLRPTETDRMVAILHDLNRTGLTILLIEHVMRAVTALASKIMVLHHGTTIAEGTAEHVLRQPAVIESYLGAESL, encoded by the coding sequence ATGACCGCGCTCCTCTCCGTCGCCGGCGTCAGCAAGAACTTTCGCGGTGTTGCCGCGATCTCCGGCGTCAGCTTTGACGTCCAGCCCGGCGAGATCTTTGCCGTGATCGGCCCGAACGGGGCCGGCAAGACAACATTGTTCAACATGATCGCCGGTGCCACGGCGCCGAACGAGGGAACGATCAGTTTCGCCGGCGAGCGGATCGAAGGAATGCGCGCGGACAAGATTGCGCAACGCGGCATCGGCCGAACCTTTCAGGTCGTGAAGCCGTTTCCCGCACTTACCGTCGAGGACAACGTCGTGATCGGAGCGCTGCTGCACACCTCGACGCTGTCCGGGGCCCGCGGCATCGCGCGCGATATCCTGTCGCAACTCGACCTGATCTCGAAACGCACGCAGATCGCCTCGAGCCTCACTTTGCCCGACCGCAAGCGGCTCGAAGTGGCACGCGCGTTGGCGACACGACCAAAATTGCTGTTGCTCGACGAAGTCATGGCCGGCCTGCGGCCGACCGAGACCGATCGCATGGTCGCGATCCTGCACGATCTTAACCGCACCGGGCTGACGATCCTGCTGATCGAGCATGTCATGCGAGCGGTGACGGCCCTGGCCTCAAAGATCATGGTGCTGCACCACGGCACGACGATCGCGGAAGGGACGGCCGAGCACGTGCTGCGCCAACCCGCAGTCATCGAGTCCTATCTCGGCGCGGAGTCGCTGTGA
- a CDS encoding methyltransferase domain-containing protein, with translation MGDAKLNVGAGAGSYEPTGRQVTAVEPSQSMRSQRPVHLPAAIDAVAENFPFEDASFDAAMSTFSAHQWNRPILITAARQTPR, from the coding sequence TTGGGAGACGCGAAGCTCAATGTCGGCGCCGGCGCGGGCTCGTATGAACCGACCGGCAGGCAGGTCACCGCCGTCGAGCCTTCGCAATCGATGCGCAGCCAGCGGCCCGTGCATCTGCCAGCAGCCATCGACGCCGTCGCCGAAAACTTTCCGTTCGAGGACGCGTCCTTCGATGCGGCGATGTCGACCTTCTCGGCCCACCAGTGGAATCGGCCGATATTAATTACTGCTGCTCGTCAGACGCCGAGATAG
- a CDS encoding branched-chain amino acid ABC transporter permease — translation MLTGLVYGLMALGLSVIFGVMRVVNFAHGEFTVIGMYAAFILFEVLHLDPLYALLPIGAVFFAVGYLLQRTLINPFVGRAEHEQFILLVGLATVIVNGLLMIFGPDARPINLPYSFDSYAIGPLFLDKVRVLAALAAVAVATALLLFFRYTRTGTAIRACADNLTGAGVVGLNVKQLYAVTFGLGLACVGAAGTLMATIADASPSLAQAYTLLAFTIVIIGGLGSMVGALIGGILIGVSEALAGFYIQPSMKSMFSFALLIIVLVLRPQGLLGRRL, via the coding sequence GTGCTCACCGGCCTCGTTTATGGATTAATGGCTTTGGGCCTATCGGTGATCTTCGGCGTGATGCGCGTCGTCAACTTTGCGCATGGCGAGTTCACTGTCATCGGGATGTATGCGGCCTTTATCCTGTTCGAGGTGCTGCATCTGGATCCACTCTACGCATTGCTGCCGATCGGAGCGGTCTTCTTTGCGGTCGGCTACCTGCTACAGCGGACGCTGATCAATCCTTTTGTCGGACGAGCCGAGCACGAGCAGTTCATCCTTTTGGTGGGGCTCGCCACCGTGATCGTCAACGGGCTTCTCATGATCTTCGGTCCCGATGCGCGACCGATCAACCTCCCCTACAGCTTCGATAGCTATGCGATCGGTCCGCTATTCCTCGACAAGGTCAGGGTGCTTGCTGCGCTTGCTGCCGTGGCGGTCGCGACCGCTTTGTTACTGTTCTTCCGCTACACTCGCACCGGCACCGCGATCCGTGCCTGCGCTGATAACCTCACAGGCGCGGGGGTGGTCGGCCTCAACGTCAAGCAACTTTATGCCGTCACGTTCGGGCTGGGCCTGGCTTGCGTCGGCGCGGCCGGCACGCTGATGGCGACAATCGCTGACGCTTCGCCCAGCCTCGCACAGGCCTATACTTTGCTCGCCTTCACGATCGTGATCATCGGCGGCTTGGGATCGATGGTCGGCGCGCTGATTGGCGGCATTCTGATCGGCGTCTCGGAAGCGCTTGCCGGGTTCTATATCCAGCCCTCGATGAAAAGCATGTTCTCTTTCGCGCTGCTGATCATCGTTCTGGTGCTGCGCCCGCAGGGATTATTGGGACGCCGCCTGTGA
- a CDS encoding mandelate racemase/muconate lactonizing enzyme family protein, with product MARSLETPLSGCTIDRLRVALVAAPLETPIVAPFGTVTTRHNILVRVETSDGCWGIGEAWGNFPPWGCRERVDILTNVVRPALVGQTLDDPTRLYGTLTQAMRALANQLGAPGPFQQALCGADIALWDAAARRAGRPLADFVRGGPSPRHADVYATNLPIQRPAAIEEMASKGHTRFKFRVSGDDPLLIDRLREARSVAGTRPMMADATQSFRLETLRPLADALDALSLDWLEEPFLVDDERAYIAWRDETVRPPVALGENVYRRAGFRRILDIVRPEVAQPDITKTGGISEGREICREILADGRRACLHMYGGPVGLYASSHLSAAIDGMSWVEMDSLPNPLFEMLLHQAPSIDDGKLRFEDQPGLGDIIRHEVFERFEVR from the coding sequence ATGGCCCGTTCGCTGGAGACGCCGTTGAGCGGATGCACAATTGACAGGTTACGCGTCGCCCTAGTGGCCGCTCCACTGGAAACACCGATCGTTGCGCCATTCGGCACGGTGACGACACGCCACAACATCCTGGTGCGCGTTGAGACCAGCGACGGCTGCTGGGGGATCGGCGAAGCCTGGGGGAATTTTCCGCCCTGGGGCTGCCGGGAGCGTGTCGACATCCTGACCAACGTCGTCCGACCTGCTCTGGTCGGTCAAACGCTCGACGATCCCACGCGCCTCTACGGCACGCTGACACAGGCGATGCGAGCGCTCGCCAACCAGCTCGGTGCGCCCGGCCCCTTCCAGCAGGCGCTCTGTGGCGCAGACATTGCATTGTGGGATGCGGCGGCCCGCCGCGCCGGCCGACCACTAGCCGATTTCGTTCGTGGCGGACCGTCGCCACGGCACGCGGATGTCTATGCGACGAACCTTCCCATCCAGCGTCCCGCCGCGATTGAGGAAATGGCGTCGAAGGGCCACACCCGCTTCAAGTTTCGCGTTTCCGGCGACGACCCGCTACTCATCGACCGGCTTCGCGAAGCCCGCTCGGTCGCGGGCACGCGTCCTATGATGGCCGATGCGACGCAGTCCTTCCGGCTGGAGACGTTGCGCCCGCTTGCCGACGCACTCGACGCGCTCTCTTTGGATTGGCTGGAAGAGCCGTTCCTGGTCGACGACGAGAGAGCCTATATCGCGTGGCGCGACGAGACGGTCAGGCCACCGGTGGCGCTTGGCGAGAATGTATACCGCCGTGCCGGGTTTCGGCGGATCCTCGATATCGTCAGGCCCGAAGTCGCCCAACCCGACATCACGAAAACCGGCGGCATCAGCGAGGGTCGCGAAATCTGCCGCGAAATCCTTGCAGACGGCCGGCGCGCCTGCCTCCACATGTATGGCGGTCCTGTCGGCCTCTATGCCAGCTCGCATCTTAGCGCCGCGATCGACGGCATGTCCTGGGTGGAGATGGATTCCTTGCCCAACCCCTTATTCGAGATGCTGCTTCATCAGGCTCCGTCGATCGATGATGGTAAGTTGCGGTTTGAAGACCAGCCCGGGCTCGGAGACATCATCCGCCATGAGGTTTTCGAAAGGTTCGAAGTCCGATAG